The genomic region TTTTTCGGACAAGATGAAGACAAATGTCCCTTTTCGCCACACTCATAGCATGACCTCCTCTTCAGTTTACCGTCACCGAGATTACCAACCTCCTCTTTGACTTCATCAAATAGCACGTCATTAGTTCTGTTATATGTGTGTGCCACGTCAGCAGCCTTCTTGTTCGGGCATAATGAAGAAAGATGACCTTTTTCACCACACTCATAACACGTCCTCCTCTTCAGCTTACCGTCACCAACGTTATCGGTCTCTTCTCCATCAAAGGCCGTATAATTTGTTTCGTAATCTGTGACTGCCACATCAGCAGCCTTCTTGTTTGGGCATGATGAAGAAAGATGACCCTTTTCACCACAATCGTAGCATGTTTGCCTCTTTGCTTTTCTTGCCATCTCGTCATTAACTATCGTATCACCACTTGCACCCGCAGACACAGATTTAACGTTGCCCTCATTTTTAACACCAGTGACATCCGAACTTGAACCAGGGTTCACTACTTTTGGTGGGACCGCACATCTAACTCTCACTGGTCTACCAAAAAGAGGTTTTTGATCCAATTTTAACGCCATTGTTAAAGACAAATTATCAGAAAAATCCACGTGGGCAAAGCCTCGAAATTCCCCTGTTTGTTTATCCTTACCAAGTCGAACAGCAGATATACTGCAATCTGAAAAAAATTTCTTCAATTCATCTTCGTTCATATCCCATGACAAGTTTCCTACATAAATCCTGTTATAGCCATCCAACATTGCAGGGGCAAAGTCGGAAACTTTTTTATCTCTGGTTGCCTTGTATGGTTGAACCTTCAGGGACAATCCACCCCTGTAGCAAGATGTAATTGTTGTTcacataataattctaaaaataataattataattataattaatatcaataaataattaataatttaataataataataatagagtgatGATTGTGTCTACTAAAAAAATAAATTTTACTCACATATCCGATCCATCAAGTGTCAACGCCCTTTTTGCTGCAGCATCAGTCTGTAATAAATTATTGGGATGTTAATTTAACACCAGACTTGTAACcgtatatatacattttatttcACGCAACAATAGAGATGCTAGTTTTGACCTATTTGCACATTAATGGGTCGATTCgggttatatattacatcaaacacGTCAAAAGCGCAATAATTAACTAAAAAGGGAACAGATATAATCTTGGCAATCTCCTATATTATGTAATAGAAAATCAGCTTATATTATAACAAAGTAACACTACAGCTTTCATAATCATATTTAACCGTACATTGATTATTAAAAACCTACAAATTatgaagcaaaaggttgccggtaaaaccAACCCGCATAACTGGAACTAAACTTATAGTACATGTTTTGACCCAAGCACCCATATCATCACCCACATATGTTGCCACCTTAACGGgaactaaattatacggagtaaataataataatgatcaaaagaACTGCAATAACAAATGCACCTTTATCATACCCGAAAACTTATCATTGCGATTCCGTTAAATTTTCCCGTCTCGGGAAATTTGAGACAATCAATTTCAGTGATGCTTCCACAACCTTCAAAAAAACTTCGAATATCATCGACAGTCGAGTAGTATGGAATGCCTCCAACGTAAATTTTTGTAGCAATACTCTCATCTTCTTTACTGCATTAACACAACGTAAAAATTCAATCAAGTTTGGCTTAAAACTTTCATCATAAATAAAACTGTCAAGTATCTAGGTTCGACTCGTTTATATTTCTTCTCCCCTGTTCTCCATTCTATGACCTCGAACGGTATGCATAGACCGAATGCTATAAACCTCACGCATCACCAAAACTGTATACCAACTTATAGCATAAACACCTACAACGTTTCACCTTAGCCTTTAAGTCGGAGTTCGAAAACATGTTTAAAGTGCTCATTGTGACTTCAAGTCACAAAAAACATAACAAGTATTCGACGAAACTGATTAACACATTTAATAAGCTCAATCACAAAACATTAACACACCAATAAAAGCTTTACAAAATTAGCCTAAACACAATCAAATGCAAAATAACAAATAAACACCAAAAGCAAAATGGGTATCAAAGAAACTGAAAAATCATACCTAGTTTGAGTTTGAATTGCCTCAACCACACCTTGTTCTTCACTTACACCATTTTCTTTCACCACAACCACTTCTTCCTTTTTCTCCACTttctttttcttattatttttctttttatttttattctttttttCACTCAAATCTTTCACCTCAACTCCATCTTTTTCCCTCTTTCTCTTCTTATTTTCACTCAATCCATCCCTATTACCCTTTTCACTTTCTTTTTTTCCGTCACCATCTTCAAGCTTCGAACTTTTTTCAAGAACAGGCGTTTTAACCCTCCGTATTTCTCTTTTTGATAAAATGGGTTTCTGGGTTGCTGAAtttaacaaagatttgaaagattgATGGGTTTGTGAGTGACTGGGATCTGGTTGAGTTAATTGGGACTCTGAATTGGCTAATGATTCAGCTAATTGGGCTCGTAGCTTTTGCTTTAATTTCTTGTTTGATAGAACCATAGTTCCAAAATCTGTGAGTAACAGTGGAGGCAAACTGAAAGAGAGGCGTGTTGAAACCGGAAAAACCCCAAAAACCCTTTTttgatttgggatatagttttcatGTGTTGTGTAATTTAGACCTTGAAGTATGTCTTAATTACAGAAAGAGTCTTTATATTTTGTTAAATATACGTTTCAATAAAATTGTCCATTAATTTCTTTTACATGTCCcaaattatttatacatatacatttcaatatatataaatataaatttaattataaatacatatatataggcATAGATTAGAATGAAAATGTAAGTTACTTTATACTTTAAAAAGAAcaattgtatttattatttattaaaatgtttatagttTGAACTATTGAAAATGGAATTGATTTTTTTATTCGTTTCATAGTCGTTGGATACTGCAATTCATGGCCTTTTTCTTTTAAGATGAATGCAAAAAGATGCTAAAACGCCTTGATACCCTTGATCTTCATCTTATACTTTGAATATATTTATTGAAGTGAACATGAACTTGCAAAAGCATTACGCAACTTACTATATTTGTAAATTcattattgataattgataatggaaGACAGGGGCGGTACATTATAGGGACaaaagggggtatccgccccccctcgatttcgaaaaaaaaaaatttacactaaaaaaaaaattacggaaaaataaggttttttttagtgatTACCCCCCTTCGATTTGTTTCGCCCCCTCTCG from Rutidosis leptorrhynchoides isolate AG116_Rl617_1_P2 chromosome 9, CSIRO_AGI_Rlap_v1, whole genome shotgun sequence harbors:
- the LOC139866367 gene encoding phragmoplastin interacting protein 1; amino-acid sequence: MVLSNKKLKQKLRAQLAESLANSESQLTQPDPSHSQTHQSFKSLLNSATQKPILSKREIRRVKTPVLEKSSKLEDGDGKKESEKGNRDGLSENKKRKREKDGVEVKDLSEKKNKNKKKNNKKKKVEKKEEVVVVKENGVSEEQGVVEAIQTQTSKEDESIATKIYVGGIPYYSTVDDIRSFFEGCGSITEIDCLKFPETGKFNGIAMISFRTDAAAKRALTLDGSDMGGLSLKVQPYKATRDKKVSDFAPAMLDGYNRIYVGNLSWDMNEDELKKFFSDCSISAVRLGKDKQTGEFRGFAHVDFSDNLSLTMALKLDQKPLFGRPVRVRCAVPPKVVNPGSSSDVTGVKNEGNVKSVSAGASGDTIVNDEMARKAKRQTCYDCGEKGHLSSSCPNKKAADVAVTDYETNYTAFDGEETDNVGDGKLKRRTCYECGEKGHLSSLCPNKKAADVAHTYNRTNDVLFDEVKEEVGNLGDGKLKRRSCYECGEKGHLSSSCPKKQAADVANSVRETFAPAAVVYDKGVDYNTVNSVSDGKLRRRTCYECGEKGHLSSACPKVQAADVANLVKEINHVAVEKADVAVAGKEGGDNMMGSVSEGKLRRRTCYECGERGHLSSLCPKKEVADVANSVKKVNDTAVEKADVAVAGNEGGDTVVGLISDGKLKRRTCYECGERGHLSSLCPTKQAADVASLNKEGDDMEVEKVEVTTTPAVSGGKIKRRNCYECGLKGHLSSMCPNKKDIGLTT